GCGATGGACGTCCGATGACTCCGCTGGTGGTGTAGGCGGCCACTCCTGCGACGTCGTCCCGTCAACCATCATGCGAGACCAGGCATCGCCGACAGCCGGCTGCACCGAACGTCTGTTCGACTAGGGTGCCGGTGTGGAGGTACGTGGTCGGTGGTGGAACGGATCGTGGGGCCGCATGGCCCGGCGGGACATCTGGCTGCTCTCGGACGGTCGGCTCTGGCGGGTGCGTGGCCGCCTCGGAGGCAATGGAGGCCAGCAGGTCACCTACGACTTCCCGGACGAAGCATCCGCCCGATCGATGGTCGACCGGATGATGCTCGTTCGCGGGACCTCACGGAGGCGGTCCGGCAGGAGTCCAACCGCCGGCATGCTCGCTAGCCGGGGAGGTGGGTGCCACCGCCGTTGAGGTGGTACGCCCGCTCCTCCGCGCTCTCGCGTGCCCGCAGAAATCGGTCGTTCCACTCGGGGTCACCATCGGCGATGCGATCGACCACGTGTTCGTCGAGGACTCGTCCATCCGGCGGTACGAGCCCGACCGCGACCACCGTCTGCCCATCGCGCCCGTAGTGCAGGACCTGCCAGCGCGCCGCGCGGGTCGCCCGTCGGCTGCGCCGCCCGGCGAGGGCCGCCAGCAGGAGGTAGCAGCTGACGGCGACGACCAACGTGACGCCGATGGCGAGCAGCAGGGTGAGGGCCCGCACGGCGACCTCCGCCTTACTTGAGGGGTACGGTGGCGCCGGCTCCGGGAGCGTACGTCGTCACTCCTGGGGGTAGAGCCTTGATGATGTCGATCTGGGCGCACGCGGAGCAGGCGTCGTACCCCTGCTGCCGGGTTTTGTTGGCCTCCGCCTCCGCCTTGGCCTGCGCCACCCGCGCCTGGGCCTCGCTGACCTGCGCGTACGCCGCCTGGGCCTGGTTCACCGCGTCCTGCACCGTCTCTGGCAGGGTGACTCGGGCCAGGTTGAACTTGATGCCCTCGAAGAAGTTCCCGCCCAGCATCTCGGTCAGGTCCTTGGGGAGGCTGCTGTTCACGGCTTCCTGCACCTTGGCGATGTTCGTGTTGTTGGTCTGACCTCCGGTGTCCGGATTGGCGGGTGCCGGTGTTCCGGTGCGCTGCGCGCCGTTCTGGACCAGTGCGCAACTGGAGACCAGCTCCGCGCAACGGAAGCTGTTGATCTGGATGCGCAGGTCGTTGTCGATCACGGGGCGGACGATCACGTCGAGGAAGCTGCTCCAGCCCTCGTCTCCGTCGTAGGCGTAGCGCAGCTGGCTGTCGACGCCGCGGAACTGCCGGGTGCCGAACCTCGTGTCGAACGCCTTCAGGGTGTCGGGGTCGAGGTTGAGGGTGAAATAGATGGTGCCCTCGATGCCCATTTCCACGCCGTCGCTCGACGGTGTGTTCACCACGTCGACGCCGGTCCGGTCGCCACGCTTGGTGTCGGACGTGATCGTGTAGAAGCGCTGCTGTGCGGGGTAGCGGTGGGTGGTGGAGTACGTGCCTGTCCAGGTGAGACCGGAGGCCGGCGGGATCACCTGACGCACCCGGTTGTTGTCGAACCAGCCGCCGTTGCGGACCACCCCGACCTCGCCGCCGGCCGTCTTGTCAAAGCCGCCGATGACAGCGGTGAGGGCCACGATCAGCACGATCGCCCCGGCCAGGACGGCCCCCGTGATCGGGAGAATCCGCCGCGGTTCGAACCCCACCGACGGCCTGGTGCGCGGTGTGGCCATGGTGCACGCTCCCTCGTTGGTCAGCGGGGCAATCTGCCCATCACGATCAGGTTGGCAGCCGGTGTCAAGACGGTCAATCGACACCCGCTCTTAGGGCGCGTCTCATTTGGATGGTCGTTGGCCTGGGGGCATGATTTGCTCCCGTGGACGAGGCCATGATCCGCACCTGGGCGCCGGATGATCTCTGGGAGATAGCGGCGCCGTTGATCCCGCCCGCGCCGGTTCGTCGGCAGGGTGGTGGTCGCCGGCGGGTGGATGACCGGGCGGTGCTGGCCGCGATCGTGTACGTGACCCAGGCGGGTTGTTCCTGGTGGAAGCTGCCTGAGGCGTCGTTCGGTGTCACCAGGGCCACCGCGCACCGCAGGTTCACCGAGTGGACCGCGGCCGGGTTCTGGCTCCGGCTGCACGAGGCGACCCTGGACCGGCTCGGCGCCGACCGGCGGATCGACTGGTCGAGGGCGGTGGTCGACTCGATCAGTGTGCGGGCGGAAAAAGGGGCGATCTGACTGGCCCAAACCCGGTCGACCGCGGCAAACCAGGCAGCAAACTCCACGTCATCTGCGACCGGAAGGGGCTGCCCCTGGCCGTGCTGGTCACCGCCGCGAACGTCCACGACAGCCAACTGCTGCTGCCCATGCTCGACAGCGTCCCGGCGATCCGCACACCCAACGGGCGCCGCCGGTGGCGGCCAGACAAGTTGCACGCCGACAAGGCGTACGACGCCCGCGAGCTGCGCCGCGAGGTCCGGCGACGGGGGATCAAGGTACGCATCGCCCGTAAGGGCATCGAGTCCTCCACGCGTCTGGGCCGGCACCGCTGGGTCGTTGAAGCCTGCATGTCCTGGCTGATGCGCTACCGGCGCCTCGTTCGCCGCTATGACCGCAAGGGCGATCACTTCGAAGCCTTTGCCACGATCGCCAGCACCCTGATCTGCTACCGCCGCCTCACCAAATGAGACGCGTCCTTAGTCGGCTGGCCGCTGGCCGTAGCGCTCAGCGGCAAGCTTCTGCCCGGACGTGCACACCGCACCACGGCGGCAGGTCGGCTGCCCACACCCGCCAACCGCCCGCGTCTCGCCGCGTCTCGAACCGCCACGGGTGGGCTGCGCCGCTGAGGTTGGCCTGTTCGTTCCACCAGATCGCGTGGACCTGGGCGGTCACCGTCGCGCGGTCGTCGCCCTGGTCCTCGACGTCAATCGGTCCGACCGTCTCAAGCTTCGACGGCACGTTGCCGCGTTCCATCTCGCCGCGGTACTGCCGCCACTGCCGCAGCAGCTCGTCATGACGCCTGCCGGCCAGTACCCGCGACAGACCGATCTCCTCGCCACTGCTCATCTGGAGCACGTACACGCTCACCGCCGCATCCGGTGTCGCCTCACCACGCTCTGCCTCGACCTGCCGCAGAACAGCCCACGGCACCGGCACCGCCACGATCCCGGTACACAGCACGGCTACGAGCGACAGAACCACCCACGGCCAATGGCGCGGCGGTCGGATCAGCACAGCAGTACTGCGGGACGCGACCCACTGGGACGAGGTCGTGACTGCCTTGGGCTACGAGCATCTGCGACGTCACGATCTGCGCCACACCGGGCTGACGTGGATGGCAGATGCCGGCGTACCGGTGCACGTCCTGCGAAAGATCGCCGGGCACGGATCGCTCACCACGACCCAGCGGTATCTGCACCCCGATCGCCAGTCGATCACGGACGCGGGAACGGCGTTGAGCGCTCACTTGAGGGTTCGCCGGTCCCCAGCTGGTCCCCAGCTACGCGCCGTCTAGCTGCCGATTCCCGACTACTTCAGAAACCAACAGAGGCCGCTGACCAGGGCATACGCCCCGATTAGCGGCCTCTCTATGTACTGTCGGGACGGCCGGATTCGAACCGACGACCCCTTGACCCCCCAGTAGTCCGGTGGCCCAGCGGCATGCTCACGCACGTTTGCCCAGGTCGTCTGAAGCATAGACCGGCCGAGTAAAGGAATCGTCGCACCACTCCCCCGCCACCATCGACTTCCCTGCCGTCAGCCAGACGAGCAGCGCGTGACTTCCCGCCGGCTGTCGTGGGAGTTCATGTCGGAGGAGCGAGTTGAACCATACGCACATATACCTGCCTGGATGACCTGGATCGAACGGCCGGCGTCCTCAATCGGCGTTCAGGAATACCTGGTGACAGGCCAGCCGGCACCGTCGCATCCCAGCGTCACCGGCGCGGCCATCCGCCGGCGGTCTTGGGCAGGCCACAAAGCCGCAGTTCGAGCACGCTTCGGTGGATACGGCGGCGCGGCGGCCGTGGGCGCGACACCCCCACGGCGTCATGGGCGAAGACGATGTGAACCGCGCCTGCTCCGGATGTCAACAACACTGCGCACACCCGTGCAGCAGGAGTCGGATCGTTCTCCGGCCGGCGGGAGGGGGACCGCCACCGGGTCACTGAGGGTATGCCGTAGCGTCGCTTTATCAAGCCGACGGAAGACGGAGCCTGGAGCGTGCGGAGTCTCATCACCCACCTGGCAGCTCTGACGCCTGAGCAGCTCAGTGACCTGATCGCCGCACGACCGGAGGCGCTGCTACCGCCGGAGCCCGCGACGATGGCCGAGTTGGCCGAGCGGCTAAACGCTGCGCCGCTGATCGACGTCGCGCTGCTCGGACTGAGCCGACCGGAGCTGCAGATCGCCGAGGCGCTGGCGGCACTGGGCGATGGATGCGACCGCGCAGAGCTGGCGGCGGCCCTCGGCGTGGCCAGCGACGACGCCGACCTGGACGCGGCGCTCGTCCGGCTGGGTGAGGTCGCCGTGGCCTGGCCGGACGGTGACCGCCTGCGCACCGTACCGCTGGGGCACGTCTGGCCGTGCCCGCTGGGTCTCGGGGCGCCGCTGTCCGCGCTGCTCACCGAGCAGCGCGCCGATGACCTGCGCCGGATCGCCCGGAGGCTCGGGGTACCCGCGGGCACGCAGAAAGCCGTCACGGTACGGAACCTGTCCGCCTGGCTGGCCGACGGTGCGAACGTCCGGAAGG
The window above is part of the Micromonospora inositola genome. Proteins encoded here:
- a CDS encoding SPFH domain-containing protein; the encoded protein is MATPRTRPSVGFEPRRILPITGAVLAGAIVLIVALTAVIGGFDKTAGGEVGVVRNGGWFDNNRVRQVIPPASGLTWTGTYSTTHRYPAQQRFYTITSDTKRGDRTGVDVVNTPSSDGVEMGIEGTIYFTLNLDPDTLKAFDTRFGTRQFRGVDSQLRYAYDGDEGWSSFLDVIVRPVIDNDLRIQINSFRCAELVSSCALVQNGAQRTGTPAPANPDTGGQTNNTNIAKVQEAVNSSLPKDLTEMLGGNFFEGIKFNLARVTLPETVQDAVNQAQAAYAQVSEAQARVAQAKAEAEANKTRQQGYDACSACAQIDIIKALPPGVTTYAPGAGATVPLK
- a CDS encoding IS5 family transposase (programmed frameshift), translated to MIRTWAPDDLWEIAAPLIPPAPVRRQGGGRRRVDDRAVLAAIVYVTQAGCSWWKLPEASFGVTRATAHRRFTEWTAAGFWLRLHEATLDRLGADRRIDWSRAVVDSISVRAEKGANLTGPNPVDRGKPGSKLHVICDRKGLPLAVLVTAANVHDSQLLLPMLDSVPAIRTPNGRRRWRPDKLHADKAYDARELRREVRRRGIKVRIARKGIESSTRLGRHRWVVEACMSWLMRYRRLVRRYDRKGDHFEAFATIASTLICYRRLTK